In Macadamia integrifolia cultivar HAES 741 chromosome 1, SCU_Mint_v3, whole genome shotgun sequence, a single window of DNA contains:
- the LOC122077190 gene encoding uncharacterized protein LOC122077190 — protein MLLQKPKKNNQSGKGNRLLVTINVLGSAGPLRFVVNEEELVAAVIDTALKSYAREGRLPVLGSDLNNFLLYCANAGGDALSPLDAIGSRGRRNFVLCKKQKPQQESRSVGGRIQVGDGKSSPTEMRKGNGSWKSWLNKSISLKIYSH, from the exons ATGTTGCTACAGAAGCCCAAGAAGAACAACCAGAGCGGCAAGGGAAACCGTCTCTTGGTCACCATAAATGTACTGGGAAGCGCTGGACCCCTCCGATTCGTCGTCAATGAAGAAGAACTCGTCGCGGCGGTCATCGACACTGCACTTAAATCTTATGCTCGTGAAGGTCGTCTCCCTGTTCTTGGCTCTGATCTCAATAATTTCCTCCTCTACTGCGCCAATGCCGGAGGCGATG CTTTGAGTCCATTGGATGCCATTGGATCACGCGGAAGAAGGAATTTTGTGCTGTGCAAGAAGCAGAAGCCACAGCAGGAATCCAGGTCAGTTGGAGGGAGGATCCAAGTTGGAGATGGAAAATCTTCGCCGACAGAGATGAGGAAGGGGAATGGTAGCTGGAAATCATGGCTCAACAAGTCCATTAGTCTCAAGATCTATTCACATTGA